One Danio aesculapii chromosome 22, fDanAes4.1, whole genome shotgun sequence genomic window carries:
- the LOC130215931 gene encoding gastrula zinc finger protein xLCGF3.1-like isoform X2, translated as MGDPEPCRIKEEETEEHIDLMVENQEKRHARNGFTCTWCGKSLACKKSLHYHMMIHTGEKPYTCTLCGKSFRYPSSYHQHMRIHTGEKPHQCEQCGKTFMKASKLKIHFRVHTKEKPYPCSECGKSFAVQSSLIMHQKTHTGVKEHVCLECDKAFITGPKLNRHQRIHTGEKPYKCSHCDKRFSRSERQKIHERIHTGEKPYKCSHCDKLFSRSEYVKSHERIHTGKKLYQVVLTAEPPGQS; from the exons atgggtgatccagaaccctgcagaattaaagagGAAGAGACTGAAGAGCACATAG ACCTGATGGTGGAGAATCAGGAGAAACGCCATGCCAGGAATGGTTTCACCTGCACATGGTGTGGAAAGAGTTTAGCATGCAAAAAGAGTCTCCATtatcacatgatgatccacactggagagaaaccatacacgtGCACTCTgtgcgggaagagtttcagatATCCCTCATCCTATCATCAACACATgcggatccacactggagagaaaccacacCAATGTGAACAATGCGGCAAAACATTTATGAAGGCTTCAAAGCTGAAGATCCATTTTAGAGTTCACACAAAGGAGAAACCGTATCCGTGTTcagagtgtggaaagagttttgcagTGCAGTCAAGTTTAATAATGCATCAGAAGACCCACACTGGAGTGAAAGAGCATGTGTGCTTGGAGTGTGACAAGGCTTTCATCACAGGTCCAAAACTGAATCgccaccagaggattcacactggagagaaaccgtacaagtgttcacactgcgacaagagattcagtcggTCAGAGCGTCAAAAAAtccatgagaggattcacactggagagaaaccgtacaagtgttcacactgcgacaagctCTTCAGTCGGTCGGAATATGTAAAatcacatgagaggattcacactggaaagaaactataccaagtggtgctcactgcagagccacctgggcagagctga
- the LOC130215931 gene encoding zinc finger protein 235-like isoform X1: MMSDPEPSGIKKEELCGIKDEESEEQIDIMMENGEKHRHVRKCLPCTECGKSLTSKRNLKLHMSIHTGEKPFTCDQCGKSFRRSSSFNQHMLIHSGEKPFTCTQCGKSFRLSSFLNQHMRIHTGEKPFTCTQCGKSFRQKATLWAHMNIHTEEKRHKCDQCGKTFVRASELNEHLRVHTKEKPYLCSLCGKSFAHQNNLKTHEKVHTGVREFVCFECEKTFTTAEHLKLHQRTHTGEKPYKCSHCNKGFSRLGNLRTHERVHTGEKPYKCSLCYMRFSQPDSMKIHERIHTGEKPYKCSHCDVTFSQIGNLKTHERIHTGEKPYKCSHCDKRFSRSECLKIHQRTHTGEKPYKCSYCNKRFNMLGNVRAHERIHTGEKPYKCSHCDMRFNQLGNLKVHKRTHTGEKLY; encoded by the exons atgatgagtgatccagaacccagCGGAATTAAAAAGGAAGAACTCTGTGGAATTAAAGATGAAGAGTCTGAAGaacaaatag aCATTATGATGGAGAATGGGGAGAAACATCGTCATGTCAGAAAATGTCTGCCCTGcactgagtgtggaaagagtttaaCATCCAAACGGAATCTAAAGCTTCATATGAgcatccacactggagaaaaaccattcacatgtgatcagtgtgggaagagtttcagacggTCATCATCTTTTAATCAGCACATGCTGATCCactctggagagaaaccattcacatgtactcagtgtgggaagagtttcagactcTCATCGttccttaatcaacacatgaggatccacactggagagaaaccgttcacatgtactcagtgtgggaagagtttcaggcaAAAAGCAACCCTTTGGGCTCACATGAACATCCACACTGAAGAGAAACGACACAAGTGTGATCAATGCGGCAAAACATTTGTAAGGGCTTCTGAACTGAATGAGCACCTTAGAGTTCATACGAAGGAGAAGCCGTATTTATGTtccttgtgtggaaagagttttgcacatcaaaacaatttaaaaacacaTGAGAAGGTgcacactggtgtgagagagtttgtgtgctttgagtgtgagaagacttttactACAGCTGAACATTTGAAACTCCATCAGAGGACTCACAcgggagagaaaccttacaagtgttcacactgcaacaagGGGTTCAGCCGGTTAGGTAACCTCAGAACACATGAGagggttcacactggagagaaaccttacaagtgttcgcTCTGTTACATGAGATTTAGCCAGCCAGATTCCATGAAgatacatgagaggattcacactggagagaaaccttacaagtgttcacactgcgacgtGACATTTAGTCAGATAGGaaacctgaaaacacatgagaggatccacactggagagaaaccttacaagtgttcacactgcgacaagagattcagtcggTCAGAATGCCTGAAAATACAtcagaggactcacactggagagaaaccgtacaagtgttcataCTGCAACAAGAGATTTAATATGTTAGGAAACGTTAGagcacatgagaggattcacactggagagaaaccctataaatgttcacactgcgacatgaGATTCAATCAGTTAGGAAACCTCAAAGTACAcaagaggactcacactggagagaaactctACTAA
- the LOC130215940 gene encoding zinc finger protein 239-like, which translates to MSDPEACRIKEEEAEEEIDLMLDNEEKLHHDRNCLTCTECGKSFTCKRSLVVHMNIHTGEKPHTCGQCGKSFRQSSSLYQHMRIHNGQKPFVCDQCGKSFRQSPHLKRHMMIHTGEKPHKCDQCGKTFLRGSDLRVHFRVHTKEKPYSCSLCGNSFTYLQNLRKHQIIHTGVKEYVCLECKKPFFTAGHLKLHQRIHTGEKPYECSHCGRRFNQSGHLKTHERIHTGEKLY; encoded by the coding sequence ATCTGATGTTGGACAATGAGGAGAAGCTTCACCATGACAGGAACTGTCTGACTTGCAccgagtgtggaaagagtttcacatGCAAAAGGAGTCTTGTGGTTCACATGAacatccacaccggagagaaaccgcaCACATGTggtcagtgtgggaagagtttccgACAATCATCATCTCtttatcaacacatgaggattcacaatGGACAGAAACCGTTCGTCTGtgatcagtgtgggaagagtttcagacagtCGCCGCACCTTAAAcgacacatgatgatccacacggGTGAAAAACCGCACAAGTGTGATCAATGcggcaaaacatttttgagggGTTCAGATCTGAGGGTCCATTTcagagttcatacaaaggagaagccgtATTCGTGTTCTCTGTGTGGAAATAGTTTTACATATCTACAGAATTTAAGAAAGCATCAGATAATTCACACTGGTGTGAAGGAGTATGTGTGCTTAGAGTGTAAGAAGCCTTTTTTTACAGCAGGACATTTGAAACTGCATCagaggattcacaccggagagaagccgtatGAGTGTTCACACTGTGGCAGGAGATTCAATCAGTCTGGACATctcaaaacacatgagaggattcacactggtgAGAAACTGTACTAA